The following nucleotide sequence is from Cicer arietinum cultivar CDC Frontier isolate Library 1 chromosome 2, Cicar.CDCFrontier_v2.0, whole genome shotgun sequence.
AATTACAATGtcattgttttttgttttcaagtTTAGATTATTTGTTTGTGAGAGTAATGAAACTCATTAAATATGGTTTATTCAATGTGGTAGACATTGATGAAGCTTCTTGTAAAGAGACAGATCCAAGGGGTTATGAACTTGCTTCATCTTTGAAGAATATGTGTAATGTCAAGATGCCTCAGGTGACTTTAGTTTCTGTGACTCTGCTATGATATTCTACATTCTTTCAAGATGTTAACATTTACCCTTACCCTTAGTAAaccaatttatatttatgtaaagGATTAGGTACAAGTGGTTAAGGAAATTAGTGAAGGTCAAATTAATCGGAAGAACTTGACTTTGAACTCTaatcaaatcaataatttaGTAGTGTATACTTATCTTTCAACTGAATTCTGAAttactaaaattcattttccTATGGAAGATAGAGAatgaaaaaaaacaatttatatttattatacaaTTCTTATTCTAGATTATCAATATCAATCAAGAATATTCATCTACAAAATCCTTTGTATGATGATGTTGGAACATTATTAATGTAAATGAGGGAGGCATGCCAATTgtaataaattcaattcaatgttattgaaagtatttatttattttatataaatctaataataaaatgttGAGACTATGGTTGTGATAGGTACAAATTGAGATTGCAGTAACAGAAGGGAAAGAAAAAGGACCAAAAATAGTGGAGGAAGCAAAAAAGCATGGTGTGGGACTATTGGTTTTGGGGCAGAAAAAGAGATCCACAACGTGGCGTCTTCTAATGATGTGGGCAGGGAACTATAGAGTAAGTGGTGGTGTGGTTGAGTATTGCATCCAAAATGCACATTGTATGGCAATTGCTGTGAGAAGAAAGAGCAAGAAAATTGGAGGGTACATGATTACTACTAAGAAGCACAAAGATTTCTGGCTCCTAGCTTAATCTATATAATCATAAATTCTTTGGATGTTGTCAGCTTCAAGATTGATCTGCaagtaattatatataaatgttgttgtgtttataaaataattacaaagtTTGTACATGATAAAGTTTTCTAAGAATTgaaaaaggaatgaaatttttgaatgaaaaaaagAATGTGTCCTTGTTTTATGTAGGAAGTATTCATCGTGCAAAAACCGAACTATATTG
It contains:
- the LOC101507868 gene encoding uncharacterized protein is translated as MGKRGTRLPGFCLNRIRPHARVRSPTIQAKHEKSETKIDKKTDENSNSCSVCEVKLDDEVKQGSVIGRKIMIVIDSSLEAKSALQWALTHTVQNQDTIVLLHVMKSSKQDIDEASCKETDPRGYELASSLKNMCNVKMPQVQIEIAVTEGKEKGPKIVEEAKKHGVGLLVLGQKKRSTTWRLLMMWAGNYRVSGGVVEYCIQNAHCMAIAVRRKSKKIGGYMITTKKHKDFWLLA